One genomic region from Rhinoraja longicauda isolate Sanriku21f chromosome 34, sRhiLon1.1, whole genome shotgun sequence encodes:
- the LOC144609507 gene encoding histone H4: MSGRGKGGKGLGKGGAKRHRKVLRDNIQGITKPAIRRLARRGGVKRISGLIYEETRGVLKVFLENVIRDAVTYTEHAKRKTVTAMDVVYALKRQGRTLYGFGG, translated from the coding sequence ATGTCTGGCCGAGGGAAAGGAGGCAAAGGTCTGGGCAAAGGCGGAGCAAAGCGGCACCGAAAAGTGCTTCGCGATAACATCCAGGGCATCACCAAGCCAGCCATCCGCCGCCTGGCTCGGCGTGGCGGGGTCAAGCGGATCTCGGGTCTGATCTACGAGGAGACCCGCGGGGTGCTGAAGGTTTTCCTGGAGAATGTGATCAGGGACGCGGTCACCTACACCGAGCACGCCAAGCGCAAGACAGTCACtgccatggatgtggtgtacgctcTGAAACGCCAGGGCCGCACTCTCTACGGGTTCGGCGGCTAA